From a region of the Balaenoptera ricei isolate mBalRic1 chromosome 11, mBalRic1.hap2, whole genome shotgun sequence genome:
- the LOC132375390 gene encoding RNA polymerase-associated protein LEO1-like: protein MADMEDLFGSDADSDAERKDSDPGSGSDSDQENVASGSNASGSESDQDERDDSGKPSNKELFGDDSEDEGASHHSGSDNHSEGSDNRSEASERSDHEDNDPSDVDQHSGSEAHNDDDDEGHRSDGGSHHSEAEGSEKAHSDDEKWGREDKSDQSDDEKIQNSDDEERAQGSDEDKLQNSDDDEKMQNTDDEERPQLSDDERQQLSEEEKANSDDERPAASDNDDEKQNSDDEERPQMSDDEKMQNSDDERPQASDEEHRHSDDEEEQDHKSESARGSDSEDEVLRMKRKNAIASDSEADSDTEVPKDNSGTMDLFGGADDISSGSDGEDKPPTPGQPVDENGLPQDQQEEEPIPETRIEVEIPKVNTDLGNDLYFVKLPNFLSVEPRPFDPQYYEDEFEDEEMLDEEGRTRLKLKVENTIRWRIRRDEEGNEIKESNARIVKWSDGSMSLHLGNEVFDVYKAPLQGDHNHLFIRQGTGLQGQAVFKTKLTFRPHSTDSATHRKMTLSLADRCSKTQKIRILPMAGRDPECQRTEMIKKEEERLRASIRRESQQRRMREKQHQRGLSASYLEPDRYDEEEEGEESISLAAIKNRYKGGIREERARIYSSDSDEGSEEDKAQRLLKAKKLTSDEEGEPSGKRKAEDDDKANKKHKKYVISDEEEEDDD, encoded by the coding sequence ATGGCGGATATGGAGGACCTTTTCGGGAGCGACGCCGACAGCGATGCTGAGCGTAAAGATTCTGATCCTGGATCAGGCTCAGATTCTGATCAAGAGAATGTTGCTTCTGGCAGTAATGCCTCTGGAAGTGAAAGTGATCAAGATGAAAGAGATGACTCAGGAAAACCAAGTAATAAGGAACTGTTTGGAGATGACAGTGAGGATGAGGGAGCTTCTCATCATAGTGGGAGTGATAATCACTCTGAAGGATCAGACAATAGATCAGAAGCTTCTGAGCGTTCTGACCATGAAGACAATGATCCCTCAGATGTAGATCAGCACAGTGGATCAGAAGCCCACAATGACGATGACGATGAAGGTCATAGATCAGATGGAGGGAGCCATCACTCAGAAGCGGAAGGTTCTGAAAAAGCACATTCAGATGATGAAAAATGGGGCAGAGAAGATAAAAGTGACCAGTCAGATGATGAAAAGATACAAAATTCTGATGATGAGGAGAGGGCACAAGGATCTGATGAAGATAAACTGCAGAATTCTGATGatgatgagaaaatgcagaacaCAGATGATGAGGAGAGGCCTCAGCTTTCAGATGATGAGAGACAACAACTGTCTGAGGAGGAGAAGGCTAATTCGGATGATGAACGGCCAGCAGCTTCTGATAATGATGATGAGAAACAGAATTCTGATGATGAAGAGCGGCCACAGATGTCTGATGATGAGAAAATGCAAAATTCTGATGATGAAAGGCCACAGGCCTCGGATGAAGAACACAGGCATTCAGATGATGAAGAGGAACAGGACCATAAGTCAGAATCTGCAAGAGGCAGTGATAGCGAAGATGAAGTTTTACGAATGAAACGCAAGAATGCAATTGCATCTGATTCAGAAGCAGATAGTGACACTGAGGTACCAAAAGATAATAGTGGAACCATGGATCTCTTTGGAGGTGCAGATGATATATCTTCAGGGAGTGATGGGGAAGATAAACCACCCACTCCAGGACAGCCTGTTGATGAAAATGGATTGCCTCAGGATCAACAGGAGGAGGAGCCAATTCCTGAGACCAGAATAGAAGTAGAAATACCCAAAGTAAACACTGATTTAGGAAATGACTTGTATTTTGTTAAGCTGCCCAACTTTCTCAGTGTAGAGCCCAGACCTTTTGATCCTCAATATTATGAAGATGAatttgaagatgaggaaatgcTGGATGAAGAAGGTCGAACCAGGTTAAAATTAAAGGTAGAAAATACTATACGATGGAGGATACGCCGGGatgaagaaggaaatgaaattaaagaaagcaATGCTCGGATAGTCAAGTGGTCCGATGGAAGCATGTCCCTGCATTTAGGCAATGAGGTGTTTGATGTTTACAAGGCTCCACTGCAGGGTGATCACAACCACCTTTTTATAAGACAAGGTACCGGTCTACAGGGACAAGCCGTCTTTAAAACCAAACTCACATTCAGACCTCACTCTACAGACAGTGCCACACATAGGAAGATGACCCTGTCACTTGCAGATAGATGTTCAAAGACACAGAAGATTAGAATCTTACCAATGGCTGGTCGTGATCCTGAATGCCAGCGCACAGAGATgattaagaaagaagaagaacgTCTGAGGGCTTCTATTCGTAGGGAATCTCAGCAGCGCCGCATGAGAGAGAAACAGCACCAGCGGGGGCTGAGTGCTAGCTACCTAGAACCTGATCGatatgatgaggaggaggaaggtgaGGAGTCCATCAGCTTGGCTGCCATTAAAAACCGATACAAAGGAGGCATTCGAGAGGAACGAGCCAGGATCTATTCATCAGACAGTGATGAGGGATCAGAAGAAGATAAGGCTCAAAGATTACTCAAAGCAAAGAAACTCACCAGTGATGAGGAAGGTGAGCCttctggaaagagaaaagcagaagatgacgataaagcaaataaaaagcaCAAGAAGTACGTGATCagtgatgaagaggaagaagatgatgattga
- the PAK1IP1 gene encoding p21-activated protein kinase-interacting protein 1 isoform X1: MELLAGCYEQVLFGFAVHLEPKASGDHEQKWTPVADFTHHAHTASLSAVAVSSRFVVTGSKDETIHIYDMKKKIDHGALVHHNGTITCLKFHGNRHLISGAEDGLICVWDAKKWECLKSIKAHKGHVTFLSIHPSGKLALSVGTDKTLRTWNLVEGRSAFIKNIKQNAHIVEWSPRGEKYIVVILNKIDLYQLDTASVSGTITNEKRVSSVRFLSESVLAVAGDEEVVRFFDCDSLMCLSEFKAHENRVKDMFSFETPEHHIIVTASSDGFIKMWKLKGDKGVSPSLLCEVNTNARLTCLGVWLDRVTDTKESLLPAVEPPPVSKQEQSKRNKKESGREVQEEERQLKPDTKNCGLTGDSNKPTKGSILVSTKKRKTVEMLEKKKRKKKKI, translated from the exons ATGGAGCTGCTAGCTGGCTGCTACGAGCAGGTCCTTTTTGGGTTCGCTGTACACTTGGAGCCCAAGGCGAGCGGCGACCATGAG CAGAAGTGGACTCCTGTGGCCGACTTCACTCACCATGCCCACACTGCCTCCTTGTCAGCGGTGGCTGTCAGTAGCCGTTTTGTAGTCACTGGGAGCAAAGATGAAACCATTCACATTTATGACATGAAAAAGAAGATAGACCACGGGGCTCTAGTGCATCACAACG GCACAATAACTTGCCTGAAATTCCACGGCAACAGGCACTTGATCAGCGGGGCAGAGGACGGCCTCATTTGTGTCTGGGATGCAAAGAAATGGGAGTGCCTGAAGTCGATTAAAGCTCACAA AGGACATGTGACCTTCCTTTCCATTCACCCGTCTGGCAAGTTGGCCCTGTCTGTGGGTACAGATAAGACATTAAG AACATGGAATCTTGTGGAAGGAAGATCGGCAttcataaaaaacataaaacaaa ATGCTCACATAGTGGAATGGTCCCCAAGAGGAGAGAAATACATAGTTGTCATACTGAACAAAATAGATCTCTATCAGCTTGACACTGCATCTGTCAGTGGCACCATCACAAATGAAAAGAGAGTATCTTCTGTTAGGTTTCTTTCA GAATCTGTCCTTGCAGTGGCTGGAGATGAAGAGGTCGTAAGATTTTTTGACTGTGATTCACTAATGTGCCTCTCTGAATTTAAAGCTCATGAAAACAG GGTAAAAGACATGTTCAGTTTTGAAACTCCAGAGCATCATATTATTGTTACAGCATCGAGTGATGGTTTCATCAAAATGTGGAAGCTCAAAGGGGACAAG GGGGTTTCCCCGTCTTTGCTGTGTGAAGTAAACACTAATGCCAGGCTGACATGTCTTGGAGTGTGGCTGGACAGAGTGACAGACACGAAAGAAAGCCTGCTTCCAGCTGTAGAACCACCTCCTG TAAGTAAACAAGAACAgtccaaaaggaataaaaaggaatctGGCCGTGAAGTCCAGGAGGAAGAAAGGCAGCTAAAACCTGACACGAAGAACTGTGGTTTAACTGGTGACAGTAATAAGCCAACAAAAGGAAGCATCCTGGTGTCAACCAAGAAGAGGAAAACAGtagaaatgttagaaaaaaagaaaagaaaaaagaagaaaatatga
- the C11H6orf52 gene encoding putative uncharacterized protein C6orf52 homolog, translating to MAEQESFAGFGIAQQNNYYWYWQSFPSALRVKPDFHSCQGYPFGNWYQQQHRCYPPSGCSCGYGMDGNGPNLYSVRETSGYPVETSLTPKETTALAENQDEDSLEDPNLHLNIEELNKEFMVESEELYDSLMNCHWQPLDTVHSEIPDETPQKQDVH from the exons ATGGCTGAACAAGAGAGTTTTGCAGGTTTCGGCATAGCCCAACAAAATAATTATTACTGGTACTGGCAAAG TTTCCCCTCTGCTCTTAGAGTGAAGCCAGACTTCCATTCCTGCCAGGGTTACCCCTTTGGCAACTGGTACCAGCAGCAGCACAGATGTTACCCTCCTTCTGGCTGTAGCTGCGGCTATGGAATGGACGGAAATGGACCCAACCTTTATTCTGTGCGTGAGACCTCCGGATACCCAGTTGAAACTTCGCTTACACCCAAG GAAACCACAGCTCTGGCTGAAAACCAAGATGAAGATTCACTAGAAG ATCCAAATCTTCATTTGAATATTGAGGAGTTAAACAAAGAATTTATGGTGGAAAGTGAAGAACTCTATGACTCTCTCATGAATTGCCACTGGCAGCCTCTGGATACAGTTCACTCTGAAATCCCAGATGAGACCCCCCAAAAGCAAGATGTTCATTAA
- the PAK1IP1 gene encoding p21-activated protein kinase-interacting protein 1 isoform X2 has translation MELLAGCYEQVLFGFAVHLEPKASGDHEKWTPVADFTHHAHTASLSAVAVSSRFVVTGSKDETIHIYDMKKKIDHGALVHHNGTITCLKFHGNRHLISGAEDGLICVWDAKKWECLKSIKAHKGHVTFLSIHPSGKLALSVGTDKTLRTWNLVEGRSAFIKNIKQNAHIVEWSPRGEKYIVVILNKIDLYQLDTASVSGTITNEKRVSSVRFLSESVLAVAGDEEVVRFFDCDSLMCLSEFKAHENRVKDMFSFETPEHHIIVTASSDGFIKMWKLKGDKGVSPSLLCEVNTNARLTCLGVWLDRVTDTKESLLPAVEPPPVSKQEQSKRNKKESGREVQEEERQLKPDTKNCGLTGDSNKPTKGSILVSTKKRKTVEMLEKKKRKKKKI, from the exons ATGGAGCTGCTAGCTGGCTGCTACGAGCAGGTCCTTTTTGGGTTCGCTGTACACTTGGAGCCCAAGGCGAGCGGCGACCATGAG AAGTGGACTCCTGTGGCCGACTTCACTCACCATGCCCACACTGCCTCCTTGTCAGCGGTGGCTGTCAGTAGCCGTTTTGTAGTCACTGGGAGCAAAGATGAAACCATTCACATTTATGACATGAAAAAGAAGATAGACCACGGGGCTCTAGTGCATCACAACG GCACAATAACTTGCCTGAAATTCCACGGCAACAGGCACTTGATCAGCGGGGCAGAGGACGGCCTCATTTGTGTCTGGGATGCAAAGAAATGGGAGTGCCTGAAGTCGATTAAAGCTCACAA AGGACATGTGACCTTCCTTTCCATTCACCCGTCTGGCAAGTTGGCCCTGTCTGTGGGTACAGATAAGACATTAAG AACATGGAATCTTGTGGAAGGAAGATCGGCAttcataaaaaacataaaacaaa ATGCTCACATAGTGGAATGGTCCCCAAGAGGAGAGAAATACATAGTTGTCATACTGAACAAAATAGATCTCTATCAGCTTGACACTGCATCTGTCAGTGGCACCATCACAAATGAAAAGAGAGTATCTTCTGTTAGGTTTCTTTCA GAATCTGTCCTTGCAGTGGCTGGAGATGAAGAGGTCGTAAGATTTTTTGACTGTGATTCACTAATGTGCCTCTCTGAATTTAAAGCTCATGAAAACAG GGTAAAAGACATGTTCAGTTTTGAAACTCCAGAGCATCATATTATTGTTACAGCATCGAGTGATGGTTTCATCAAAATGTGGAAGCTCAAAGGGGACAAG GGGGTTTCCCCGTCTTTGCTGTGTGAAGTAAACACTAATGCCAGGCTGACATGTCTTGGAGTGTGGCTGGACAGAGTGACAGACACGAAAGAAAGCCTGCTTCCAGCTGTAGAACCACCTCCTG TAAGTAAACAAGAACAgtccaaaaggaataaaaaggaatctGGCCGTGAAGTCCAGGAGGAAGAAAGGCAGCTAAAACCTGACACGAAGAACTGTGGTTTAACTGGTGACAGTAATAAGCCAACAAAAGGAAGCATCCTGGTGTCAACCAAGAAGAGGAAAACAGtagaaatgttagaaaaaaagaaaagaaaaaagaagaaaatatga